Proteins encoded in a region of the Deltaproteobacteria bacterium genome:
- a CDS encoding nitroreductase family protein has translation MLMDLFEALSTTRAVRRFTGEPISAADIMTCIRAATQAPSGGNIQPWQFLVVTDAVTRRALGQVYRRAYDRYEPALLRARAPARTPEEEASFARMRAASRHLAEHLGEAPALVLVLMPNISMTLEDAEGPLDVGTPFASVYPAVQNLMLAARGLGIGTTLTTVYRVYQDEVRTICGIPERYEIVALVPMGRPVRPFRVGRRRPVERVTHWDRFGAKRG, from the coding sequence ATGCTGATGGACCTCTTCGAGGCGCTCTCCACGACGCGGGCCGTGCGCCGCTTCACCGGCGAGCCGATCTCCGCCGCCGACATCATGACCTGCATCCGCGCCGCGACCCAGGCGCCGAGCGGCGGCAACATCCAGCCGTGGCAGTTCCTGGTGGTGACCGACGCTGTGACGCGCCGCGCACTCGGCCAGGTCTACCGCCGCGCCTACGATCGCTACGAGCCGGCGTTGCTCCGGGCGCGGGCCCCGGCGCGCACGCCCGAGGAGGAGGCGAGCTTCGCGCGCATGCGAGCCGCGTCCCGCCACCTGGCCGAGCACCTGGGCGAGGCGCCCGCGCTGGTGCTGGTCCTCATGCCCAATATCTCGATGACGCTCGAGGACGCCGAGGGGCCGCTCGACGTGGGCACGCCCTTCGCGTCGGTCTACCCCGCGGTGCAGAACCTGATGCTCGCCGCCCGCGGGCTCGGCATCGGCACGACGCTGACGACCGTCTACCGCGTCTACCAGGACGAGGTGCGGACGATCTGCGGCATCCCCGAGCGCTACGAGATCGTGGCCCTCGTGCCGATGGGCCGACCCGTCCGCCCGTTCCGCGTCGGGCGCCGGCGCCCGGTGGAGCGGGTGACGCACTGGGACCGCTTCGGGGCGAAGCGGGGCTGA